The Methylobacterium sp. PvR107 genome contains a region encoding:
- a CDS encoding ABC transporter permease, which translates to MDQPRGRAFYLLAAIFALYVLFLYGPTLTILALSFQGPSGGLTFPMNGVSTHWFAKLWEGVGVVDIWAALRRSLALGLVVMALTVGIAFYAGLAFRKGFRGSGLVFALAVSSLIVPSIVVSLGIGLEFRLLDDAVKALAAATGWGFLQDHGTLMGLYTSALGAHLTWTLPFGLLIMFAVFNRFDPAYEEAARDLGASGPQTLRHVVVPILAPALVGVALFGFTLSFDELARTSQAIGGRNTLPLELQGLTTTVTTPEIYALGTVTTAVSALVIGTALGLTLWLQKRRARRALTGL; encoded by the coding sequence ATGGACCAGCCCCGCGGCCGCGCCTTCTACCTGCTGGCGGCCATCTTCGCCCTCTACGTCCTGTTCCTCTACGGGCCGACGCTGACGATCCTGGCGCTCAGCTTCCAGGGCCCGTCCGGCGGCCTGACCTTTCCGATGAACGGGGTCTCGACCCACTGGTTCGCCAAGCTGTGGGAAGGCGTCGGCGTGGTCGACATCTGGGCGGCGCTGCGGCGCTCCCTGGCCCTGGGCCTCGTGGTCATGGCGCTCACCGTGGGAATCGCGTTCTACGCCGGCCTCGCCTTCCGGAAGGGCTTTCGCGGGTCCGGCCTCGTCTTCGCCCTGGCGGTGTCCAGCCTGATCGTGCCCTCGATCGTGGTCTCGCTGGGCATCGGCCTGGAGTTCCGGCTCCTCGACGACGCCGTCAAGGCGCTCGCCGCCGCCACCGGCTGGGGGTTCCTGCAGGACCACGGCACGCTGATGGGCCTCTACACCTCGGCGCTGGGAGCCCATCTCACCTGGACGCTGCCCTTCGGCCTGCTGATCATGTTCGCGGTGTTCAACCGGTTCGACCCAGCCTATGAGGAGGCCGCCCGCGACCTCGGCGCCAGCGGCCCGCAGACGCTTCGGCACGTCGTGGTGCCGATCCTCGCGCCGGCCCTCGTCGGCGTCGCGCTGTTCGGCTTCACCCTGTCGTTCGACGAGCTCGCCCGCACCAGCCAGGCGATCGGCGGCCGCAACACCCTGCCGCTGGAGTTGCAGGGCCTCACCACAACGGTGACGACGCCGGAGATCTACGCGCTCGGCACGGTCACCACGGCGGTCTCGGCGCTGGTGATCGGGACGGCGCTCGGTCTGACCCTGTGGTTGCAGAAGCGCCGGGCGCGGCGGGCGCTGACCGGCCTGTGA
- a CDS encoding PotD/PotF family extracellular solute-binding protein, with translation MDLPQKPSRRTLLKGAAALAATPVTGFPAVHAAEPVTLRYLGTAVNQSADIARKVKEDLGLTIEYIPVVTDEVTKRAVTQPNSFDLIDTEYFSLKKILPAGNLQGMDAKRIKLADKISSVFTKGEVAGKKIGDQGTAPRKVFYLEGQDSKKFAGEQTGWISLIPTVYNADTLGIRPDLIKIPVTSWKELLNPAFKGKASILNIPSIGIMDAAMVVEATGDYTYGDKGNMTKPEIDRTIKVLIEAKRAGQFRAFWQDFNESVNLMASGETVIQSMWSPAVTKVRAQGVPCTYQPLKEGYRAWASGFGIPKTLSGRKLDAAYDFINWFLSGWAGAYLNRQGYYSAVLETAQANMQPYEWAFWMEGKAAEKDILGPDGTLIEKAGATRDGGSFDARMGAVACWNAVMDENTYMVRKWNEFIAA, from the coding sequence ATGGACCTCCCCCAGAAGCCGAGCCGGCGCACGCTCCTGAAGGGGGCCGCGGCGCTGGCCGCGACGCCGGTGACCGGCTTCCCGGCCGTGCACGCCGCCGAGCCCGTGACCCTGCGCTACCTCGGCACCGCGGTGAACCAATCCGCCGACATCGCCCGGAAGGTGAAGGAGGATCTCGGCCTCACCATCGAGTACATACCGGTGGTCACCGACGAGGTGACCAAGCGGGCGGTCACCCAGCCGAACTCCTTCGACCTGATCGACACAGAATATTTCAGCCTCAAGAAGATCCTGCCCGCGGGCAACCTGCAGGGCATGGACGCCAAGCGGATCAAACTTGCCGACAAGATCTCTTCCGTTTTCACCAAGGGGGAAGTGGCGGGCAAGAAGATCGGCGACCAGGGCACCGCGCCCCGGAAGGTCTTCTACCTGGAAGGCCAGGACTCAAAGAAATTCGCCGGCGAACAGACCGGTTGGATCTCGCTGATCCCGACCGTCTACAACGCCGACACGCTGGGGATCCGGCCGGACCTGATCAAGATCCCGGTGACGAGCTGGAAGGAGCTGCTGAACCCGGCCTTCAAGGGCAAGGCCTCGATCCTCAACATCCCGTCGATCGGCATCATGGACGCCGCCATGGTGGTGGAGGCGACCGGCGACTACACCTACGGCGACAAGGGCAACATGACCAAGCCCGAGATCGACCGCACCATCAAGGTGCTGATCGAGGCCAAGCGCGCCGGGCAGTTCCGCGCCTTCTGGCAGGACTTCAACGAATCCGTGAACCTGATGGCCTCGGGCGAGACGGTGATCCAGTCGATGTGGTCGCCGGCGGTCACCAAGGTGCGGGCGCAGGGCGTGCCCTGCACCTACCAGCCGCTGAAGGAGGGCTACCGGGCCTGGGCCTCTGGCTTCGGCATCCCCAAGACCCTGAGCGGCCGGAAGCTCGACGCGGCCTACGATTTCATCAACTGGTTCCTGTCCGGCTGGGCCGGGGCCTACCTCAACCGGCAGGGCTACTACTCGGCCGTGCTGGAGACCGCCCAGGCGAACATGCAGCCCTACGAGTGGGCCTTCTGGATGGAGGGGAAGGCCGCCGAGAAGGACATCCTCGGCCCCGACGGCACCCTGATCGAGAAGGCCGGCGCCACCCGCGACGGCGGCTCCTTCGACGCGCGGATGGGCGCGGTCGCCTGCTGGAACGCCGTGATGGACGAGAACACCTACATGGTGCGCAAGTGGAACGAGTTCATCGCGGCGTGA
- a CDS encoding GlxA family transcriptional regulator, with protein sequence MSEAGRRIAVLVVLPPRALLLDLAGPLEVLRIAGTVQDRVGFAVAYAAPRGLTRCSIGLDLGGAGPLPETVADGTVVLLPGSATGVLGGAPDWAEDATAEAEIVAWLRGVIRPGHSVVTVCEGALLAARAGLLDGYACTTHHASCDRLRTAAPRAQVRENRLFVQDRDRLSSAGVTAGIDLMLHLVAEWAGPATAVAVARTLVVYMRRGPDDPQLSPWLEGRSHLHPVVHRAQDAITANPARDWSPALLGRVAGASPRNLARLFRLHAGMTVTDAVNRSRVALARDLIAQSDLGLEQVAERAGFGSARHMRRVWRQFHAAAPSGLRAAAAR encoded by the coding sequence ATGAGCGAGGCAGGGCGGCGCATCGCGGTCCTCGTGGTCCTGCCGCCGCGCGCGCTGCTGCTCGACCTCGCCGGCCCGCTGGAGGTGCTGCGGATCGCCGGCACCGTCCAGGACCGCGTCGGCTTCGCGGTGGCCTACGCGGCACCGCGGGGGCTCACCCGCTGCTCGATCGGGCTCGACCTGGGTGGTGCCGGGCCGCTGCCGGAGACGGTGGCCGACGGGACGGTCGTGCTCCTTCCGGGCTCCGCGACGGGGGTGCTCGGCGGCGCGCCGGACTGGGCGGAGGATGCAACCGCCGAAGCCGAGATCGTCGCGTGGCTGCGCGGTGTGATCCGGCCGGGCCATAGCGTGGTGACCGTGTGTGAGGGCGCCCTGCTGGCGGCGCGGGCCGGGCTCCTCGACGGCTACGCCTGCACCACCCACCATGCCAGCTGCGACCGCCTGCGGACGGCGGCGCCCCGCGCCCAGGTCCGGGAGAACCGGCTGTTCGTGCAGGACCGCGACCGGCTCAGCAGCGCCGGAGTCACCGCCGGCATCGACTTGATGCTGCACCTCGTGGCCGAATGGGCCGGTCCGGCGACGGCGGTCGCCGTGGCCCGGACGCTCGTCGTGTATATGCGGCGCGGTCCCGACGATCCCCAGCTCTCGCCCTGGCTCGAAGGGCGCAGCCACCTGCATCCGGTGGTGCACCGGGCCCAGGATGCGATCACCGCCAATCCCGCCCGGGACTGGTCGCCGGCGCTCCTCGGCCGGGTCGCGGGGGCGAGCCCGCGCAACCTCGCGCGGCTGTTCCGGCTCCACGCCGGCATGACGGTGACGGATGCGGTCAACCGGTCCCGCGTCGCGCTAGCCCGGGACCTGATCGCGCAGAGCGATCTCGGCCTGGAGCAGGTCGCCGAGCGGGCCGGCTTCGGCTCCGCCCGGCACATGCGCCGCGTCTGGCGCCAGTTTCACGCGGCGGCACCGTCCGGACTCCGCGCTGCGGCGGCGCGCTAG
- a CDS encoding SIR2 family NAD-dependent protein deacylase yields the protein MTGRPKTLFVLTGAGVSAESGLGTFRDRGGIWARFDPMKLATPEAYAADPGTVLDFYDHRRRGVVAAEPNAAHVALARAEARLAAQGGRLFLCTQNVDDLHERSGSRAVTHMHGELLKARCCACGVVTPWRTDLTRADSCPACGTPGRMRPDVVWFGEMPMHLDAIEAALAEADLFVAVGTSGAVYPAAGYVRQARALGIPTCEINLEPSDNADAFDAARYGPASEALPRYLADLGL from the coding sequence ATGACGGGACGTCCCAAGACCCTCTTCGTGCTGACCGGGGCCGGCGTCTCGGCCGAGAGCGGGCTCGGCACGTTCCGGGACCGCGGCGGGATCTGGGCGCGGTTCGACCCGATGAAGCTCGCCACCCCGGAGGCCTACGCGGCCGACCCCGGTACGGTGCTCGACTTCTACGACCATCGCCGTCGCGGCGTGGTCGCGGCCGAGCCGAACGCCGCCCACGTCGCCTTGGCGCGCGCCGAGGCCCGGCTCGCCGCGCAGGGCGGGCGGCTGTTCCTGTGCACGCAGAACGTCGACGACCTGCACGAGCGGTCGGGCTCGCGCGCCGTCACCCATATGCACGGCGAGCTGCTCAAGGCCCGCTGCTGCGCCTGCGGTGTGGTCACCCCGTGGCGCACCGACCTGACCCGGGCGGACAGCTGCCCCGCCTGCGGCACGCCGGGCCGGATGCGGCCGGACGTGGTTTGGTTCGGCGAGATGCCGATGCACCTCGACGCGATCGAGGCGGCGCTGGCCGAGGCCGACCTTTTCGTGGCGGTGGGCACGTCGGGGGCGGTCTACCCGGCCGCAGGTTACGTGCGGCAGGCCCGGGCCCTCGGCATCCCGACCTGCGAAATCAACTTGGAGCCGTCGGACAACGCCGATGCCTTCGACGCGGCGCGCTACGGACCGGCGAGCGAGGCGCTGCCGCGCTATCTGGCCGATCTTGGTCTGTAA
- a CDS encoding ABC transporter ATP-binding protein gives MDVELIGLTKRYGAAIAVDGIDLKVPSGAYCCLLGPSGCGKTTTLRMIGGHERASAGDVVIGPKAVGDAAPVERGTAMMFQSYALFPHLDARDNVAFSLKMRGIGKAERRTKAMAMLDLVQMGHLAGRLPTQLSGGQQQRVALARALVTGPKVLLLDEPLSALDPFLRVRMRVELKRIQTELGLTFIHVTHSQEEAMALSDLVVVMNAGRIEQAADPRTVFERPATAFVARFIGGHNVIRLPEGLVAVRADRMRLGAEAGPAALPARVVAVEYQGTSVHVGLDADGLERAPESPAALTAILSDADFAARPLHPGDTIPVGWDAAAAHRLDA, from the coding sequence ATGGATGTCGAGCTGATCGGCCTGACCAAGCGCTACGGCGCGGCCATTGCGGTCGACGGCATCGACCTGAAGGTGCCGTCCGGAGCCTATTGCTGCCTGCTCGGCCCCTCCGGCTGCGGCAAGACCACGACGCTCCGGATGATCGGCGGCCACGAGCGGGCCAGCGCGGGCGACGTGGTGATCGGCCCGAAGGCGGTGGGCGACGCGGCCCCGGTCGAGCGCGGCACCGCCATGATGTTCCAGAGCTACGCGCTGTTCCCGCATCTCGACGCGCGCGACAACGTCGCCTTCAGCCTCAAGATGCGCGGGATCGGCAAGGCGGAGCGCCGCACCAAGGCGATGGCCATGCTCGACCTCGTGCAGATGGGACACCTCGCCGGGCGCCTGCCGACCCAGCTCTCGGGCGGCCAGCAGCAGCGCGTGGCCCTCGCCCGCGCCCTCGTCACCGGCCCGAAGGTGCTGCTGCTCGACGAGCCGCTCTCCGCCCTCGACCCGTTCCTGCGGGTGCGGATGCGGGTCGAGCTGAAGCGGATCCAGACCGAGCTGGGGCTCACCTTCATCCACGTCACCCACAGCCAGGAGGAGGCGATGGCGCTCTCCGACCTCGTGGTGGTGATGAATGCCGGCCGGATCGAGCAGGCCGCCGACCCGCGCACCGTGTTCGAGCGCCCGGCCACCGCCTTCGTGGCCCGGTTCATCGGCGGCCACAACGTGATCCGGCTGCCCGAGGGGCTCGTCGCCGTGCGGGCCGACCGGATGCGCCTCGGCGCCGAGGCCGGTCCCGCCGCCCTGCCGGCCCGGGTGGTGGCGGTCGAGTACCAGGGCACCAGCGTCCATGTCGGCCTCGACGCCGACGGGCTGGAGCGCGCGCCCGAGAGCCCCGCCGCCCTCACGGCGATCCTCAGCGACGCGGATTTCGCGGCCCGCCCGCTCCACCCCGGCGACACGATCCCGGTCGGCTGGGACGCGGCCGCCGCCCACCGCCTCGACGCCTAA
- a CDS encoding 50S ribosomal protein L25/general stress protein Ctc, with the protein MSAVKTLEAVARDRVGKGAARAVRRQGQVPAVVYGGGQPPQSIAIDLIRTRTLIYAGGFKTTLFEINAGGAKVRAIPRDFQLDPVSGVPLHVDFLRVVSGQTVTVEVPVHFVNEDAAPGIKKLGGTLNIVAHTLSLDVAPDQIPDAIEVDLTGRQIGDVIHVSDLKIPAGTHTGAPTDPVANIVPPTVLGAEVEAEEAAIAEAQSAEAAEDKAEEAAAEDGEKKDGEEA; encoded by the coding sequence ATGAGCGCTGTGAAGACGCTTGAGGCCGTGGCACGCGACCGGGTCGGCAAGGGGGCCGCCCGGGCCGTTCGTCGCCAGGGCCAAGTTCCCGCCGTCGTCTACGGGGGCGGCCAGCCGCCGCAATCCATCGCGATCGACCTCATCCGCACCCGCACCCTGATCTACGCCGGCGGCTTCAAGACCACGCTGTTCGAGATCAACGCCGGCGGCGCGAAGGTCCGCGCGATCCCGCGCGACTTCCAGCTCGACCCGGTCAGCGGCGTGCCGCTGCACGTCGACTTCCTGCGCGTCGTCTCGGGTCAGACCGTCACGGTCGAGGTGCCGGTGCACTTCGTCAACGAGGACGCGGCCCCCGGCATCAAGAAGCTCGGTGGCACCCTCAACATCGTGGCCCACACGCTGAGCCTCGACGTCGCCCCCGACCAGATCCCGGACGCGATCGAGGTCGACCTGACCGGCCGCCAGATCGGCGACGTGATCCACGTCTCCGACCTCAAGATCCCGGCCGGCACCCATACCGGCGCGCCGACCGACCCGGTGGCCAACATCGTGCCGCCGACCGTGCTGGGCGCCGAGGTGGAGGCCGAGGAGGCCGCCATCGCCGAGGCGCAGTCGGCCGAGGCCGCCGAGGACAAGGCCGAAGAGGCCGCCGCCGAGGACGGCGAGAAGAAGGACGGCGAGGAGGCCTGA
- a CDS encoding isochorismatase family protein, with translation MSDVALLIIDVQESFRHRSFWNDADVPPFTERLQALIDGAAARQIPILQVFHTAESGPFSRASGHVRTLEPVVIAPTATFHKRRHSALVETGLSDWLTRHGIRRLIVSGIRTEQCCETTARHASDSGWQVDYVTEATLTFAMTHPDGRRFSADDIKARTELVLTDRFARIASVDQALAGPDLPVAA, from the coding sequence ATGTCCGATGTTGCGCTGCTGATCATCGATGTCCAGGAATCCTTCCGGCACCGCTCCTTCTGGAACGACGCCGATGTCCCGCCCTTCACCGAGCGCCTGCAGGCGCTCATCGACGGCGCCGCCGCGCGGCAGATCCCGATCCTGCAGGTCTTCCACACGGCCGAGAGCGGCCCGTTCTCCCGCGCCTCCGGCCATGTCCGCACCCTCGAGCCGGTCGTGATCGCGCCGACGGCCACCTTCCACAAGCGCCGGCACAGCGCCCTGGTCGAGACCGGCCTGTCGGACTGGCTGACGCGGCACGGCATCCGCCGGCTGATCGTGTCGGGCATCCGGACCGAGCAGTGCTGCGAGACCACGGCCCGCCACGCCTCCGACAGCGGATGGCAGGTCGACTACGTGACGGAGGCCACCCTGACCTTCGCGATGACCCATCCGGACGGCCGCCGCTTCAGCGCAGACGACATCAAGGCCCGCACCGAGCTCGTTCTGACCGACCGGTTCGCCCGGATCGCCTCGGTGGACCAGGCGCTGGCCGGCCCGGACCTGCCGGTCGCCGCATGA
- a CDS encoding ABC transporter permease — MTDLALPAAAPAAQTASPAASPRRRRRALAYLQAAPLALVFLVFLVVPLVLTGIVSLWEYNEYEIIPALTLQNYADVFDGCLSADLCTTVRTYLSTVKFVVLTLAITLPLGFAIAYFLAFHIRSGTVRMGLFLLCTIPFWTSNVIRMISWIPLLGRNGLVNDTLRTLGLIRAPIDGLLYSDFAVVLAFVHLDTVFMIVPIFNSLARIDRRLIEAARDGGASGAQILWNVILPLAKPGIAIGTIFVTTLVMGDFVTVGVMGGQQIASVGKVIQVQMSYLQFPAAAANAVVLLAAVLLMILGLTRMIDLRREL, encoded by the coding sequence ATGACAGATCTCGCCTTGCCCGCCGCCGCGCCCGCGGCACAGACCGCAAGCCCGGCCGCGTCGCCCCGCCGCCGCCGCCGCGCCCTCGCCTACCTCCAGGCCGCCCCGCTGGCCCTCGTCTTCCTGGTCTTCCTGGTGGTGCCGCTGGTGCTCACCGGGATCGTCTCGCTCTGGGAGTACAACGAGTACGAGATCATCCCGGCGCTGACCCTGCAGAACTACGCCGACGTGTTCGACGGCTGCCTGTCGGCCGACCTCTGCACGACGGTGCGCACCTATCTCTCGACGGTGAAGTTCGTCGTGCTGACGCTGGCGATCACCCTGCCGCTGGGTTTCGCGATCGCCTACTTCCTGGCCTTCCACATCCGCTCCGGCACGGTGCGGATGGGCCTGTTCCTGCTCTGCACGATCCCGTTCTGGACCTCGAACGTGATCCGCATGATCTCGTGGATCCCGCTGCTCGGCCGCAACGGCCTCGTCAACGACACGCTCCGCACCCTCGGGCTGATCCGCGCGCCGATCGACGGACTGCTCTACTCCGACTTCGCGGTGGTCCTGGCCTTCGTGCACCTCGACACGGTGTTCATGATCGTGCCGATCTTCAACAGCCTCGCGCGCATCGACCGGCGGCTGATCGAGGCGGCGCGCGACGGCGGCGCGTCCGGCGCGCAGATCCTCTGGAACGTGATCCTGCCGCTGGCCAAGCCCGGCATCGCCATCGGGACGATCTTCGTGACGACGCTGGTGATGGGCGACTTCGTCACCGTGGGCGTCATGGGCGGCCAGCAGATCGCCAGCGTCGGCAAGGTGATCCAGGTGCAGATGTCCTACCTGCAATTCCCGGCCGCCGCCGCCAACGCCGTGGTGCTGCTCGCCGCCGTGCTGCTGATGATCCTGGGGCTCACCCGGATGATCGATCTCCGGCGGGAGCTGTAG
- the hydA gene encoding dihydropyrimidinase yields MPQFDLAIRGGTVVTAGDTVRADIGVRGGRIVAVAEGIADAARVIDASGLLVLPGGIDSHVHIAQDSGPGIVMADDFASATRAAAAGGNTCVMPFALQPRGASLRGAVDAYRAKAEGQCHVDVAIHMIISDPTEAVLGQELPALVADGYTSFKVFMTYDDLVLNDRQLLDVFHVARRQGARVMVHAEGYDAIRYLSERLERAGETRPYGHALSRPEVVEREAAHRAISHAELIDLPIVIVHVSGREATEQIAWGQARGLKIRAETCPQYLTLTAEDMKGLGQDDPMAGSKYVCSPPTRDVESQEAVWSGIRRGIFDVVSSDHCPFRYDDPQGKLNPRGKTSFRWIPNGIPGIETRLPVFFSEGVSKGRISLNQFAALTATNHAKLYGLYPRKGSIAPGFDADLTLWDPNRRETIRQEILHHGSDYTPWEGFDVTGWPVMTIAGGEVIAEDGKVLSEPGRGRVLDRAVDPAERRDA; encoded by the coding sequence ATGCCCCAATTCGATCTCGCGATCCGCGGCGGCACCGTGGTCACGGCGGGCGACACCGTGCGAGCCGATATCGGCGTGCGCGGCGGCCGGATCGTCGCGGTGGCGGAGGGCATCGCCGACGCCGCCCGGGTGATCGACGCCTCCGGCCTGCTGGTCCTGCCCGGCGGCATCGACAGCCACGTCCACATCGCCCAGGATTCCGGCCCCGGCATCGTCATGGCCGACGACTTCGCCAGCGCCACCCGGGCGGCGGCGGCCGGCGGCAACACCTGCGTGATGCCCTTCGCGCTCCAGCCCCGGGGCGCGTCGCTGCGCGGGGCGGTCGACGCCTATCGGGCCAAGGCCGAGGGCCAGTGCCACGTCGACGTGGCGATCCACATGATCATCTCGGACCCGACCGAGGCGGTGCTCGGCCAAGAGCTGCCGGCTTTGGTCGCCGACGGCTATACCTCGTTCAAGGTCTTCATGACCTACGACGACCTCGTGTTGAACGACCGCCAGCTCCTCGACGTGTTCCACGTCGCGCGGCGGCAGGGCGCCCGGGTCATGGTCCACGCCGAGGGCTACGACGCGATCCGCTACCTCAGCGAGCGACTGGAGCGGGCGGGCGAGACCAGACCCTACGGCCACGCCCTGTCGCGGCCCGAGGTGGTCGAACGGGAGGCGGCCCACCGGGCGATCAGCCACGCCGAGCTGATCGACCTGCCGATCGTGATCGTCCACGTCTCGGGCCGCGAGGCCACCGAGCAGATCGCCTGGGGGCAGGCGCGGGGCCTGAAGATCCGGGCCGAGACCTGCCCGCAATACCTGACGCTGACGGCCGAGGACATGAAGGGGCTCGGCCAGGACGACCCCATGGCGGGGTCGAAATACGTCTGCTCGCCGCCGACGCGGGACGTCGAGAGCCAGGAGGCGGTCTGGTCGGGGATCCGGCGCGGGATCTTCGACGTGGTCTCGTCCGACCATTGCCCGTTCCGTTACGACGACCCGCAGGGCAAGCTGAACCCGCGCGGAAAAACCTCCTTCCGCTGGATCCCGAACGGCATCCCCGGCATCGAGACGCGGCTGCCGGTGTTCTTCTCCGAGGGCGTCTCGAAGGGGCGGATCAGCCTCAACCAGTTCGCCGCGCTGACCGCCACGAACCACGCGAAGCTGTACGGGCTGTATCCGCGCAAGGGCTCGATCGCCCCGGGCTTCGACGCCGACCTGACCCTATGGGATCCGAACAGGCGCGAGACCATCCGCCAGGAGATCCTCCACCACGGCTCCGACTACACCCCCTGGGAAGGCTTCGACGTCACCGGCTGGCCGGTGATGACCATCGCGGGGGGCGAGGTGATCGCCGAGGATGGGAAGGTCTTGTCCGAGCCGGGGCGCGGGCGCGTGCTCGACCGGGCGGTCGATCCGGCCGAGCGGCGGGATGCCTGA